TGATGCACACGGATGTCCGTTCGGTGATGACGCGAGTAGAACGGGCGAATCGACCGGAAATTCCGAAACGGGGGATCGTATGACCAGCAGCATCGCCCGCGCGGCACGCAGTGAACTCACCAGTTTCACCGGAGAGTTGATCGGCCCCGACGACGCCGCCTTCGAGGAGGCCCGCAGCGTCTACAACGCGATGATCGACCGGCGTCCCGCCCTGGTCGCCCGCTGTGCCGACGCGGACGCCGTCGCCCGCGTGATCGGCTTCGCCCGCGCCCACGACCTGCCGCTCGCCGTGCGGGGCGGCGGCCACCACGGCGCCGGCCTCGGCACCGTCGACGGCGGAGTGGTCGCCGACCTGTCACCGCTGAAGCACATCGAGGTCGACGCCGAGTCGCGCAACGTCCGGGTCGGCGGCGGCTGCGTCTGGGGCGAGGTCGACCGCGCCACCAACGCCCACGGCCTCGCCACCCCCAGCGGCATCATCTCCACCACCGGCGTCGGCGGTCTCGCCACCGGCGGTGGCCTCGGCCACCTCACCCGCAGGTGCGGGCTGACCATCGACAACCTGCTGGAGGCCGAGGTCGTCCTCGCCGACGGGCAGAAGGTGGTCGCCAGCGGCTACGAGAACAGCGACCTGTTCTGGGCGATCCGGGGCGGCGGCGGCAACTTCGGCGTCGTCACCTCGTTCCTGTTCCGGCTGCACGAGATCAGCACGGTCGTCGCCGGACCCACCTTCTGGGCCGTGGAGGACAGTGCCGAAGTCCTCGCCGCCTACCGGGACTTCCTGCCGAACGCGCCGCGCGAACTGAACGGCTTCTTCCTGCACGGCACGGTCCCGCCCGCCCCGCCGTTCCCCGAGGAGATCCAGCTCCGCAAGATCGCCGGCATCGTCTGGTGCTACACCGGCGCCGACCCCGAGGCCGCCGCCCGCGAGATGGCCCCGCTGCTCGACGCGCTGCCCGCGCCGCTGCTGCACGCCCCCATGGTGCTGCAACACCCCGAACTCCAGGCGATGTTCGACGGGCTCTATCCGCCCGGCGACCAGTGGTACTGGCGTGCCGACTTCGTCGAGTCCGTCCCGGACGACGCCGTCGCGCTCCACGCCAAGTTCGGCGCCGAGCTGCCCACCATGCAGTCGACCATGCACCTCTACCCGATCGACGGCGCCGCCCACGACGTCGGCCAGGACGAGACCCCCTGGGCCTACCGGCACGCCAACTGGGCGTC
This DNA window, taken from Streptomyces sp. NBC_00663, encodes the following:
- a CDS encoding FAD-binding oxidoreductase, producing MTSSIARAARSELTSFTGELIGPDDAAFEEARSVYNAMIDRRPALVARCADADAVARVIGFARAHDLPLAVRGGGHHGAGLGTVDGGVVADLSPLKHIEVDAESRNVRVGGGCVWGEVDRATNAHGLATPSGIISTTGVGGLATGGGLGHLTRRCGLTIDNLLEAEVVLADGQKVVASGYENSDLFWAIRGGGGNFGVVTSFLFRLHEISTVVAGPTFWAVEDSAEVLAAYRDFLPNAPRELNGFFLHGTVPPAPPFPEEIQLRKIAGIVWCYTGADPEAAAREMAPLLDALPAPLLHAPMVLQHPELQAMFDGLYPPGDQWYWRADFVESVPDDAVALHAKFGAELPTMQSTMHLYPIDGAAHDVGQDETPWAYRHANWASVYAGVDPDPANAELIKRWTVDYFDALHPYSAGGAYVNMMMDEGQERVRASYRGNYDRLARIKADRDPDNVFRLNQNIQPAVKPTHEARP